Proteins encoded by one window of Bauldia sp.:
- a CDS encoding DUF1501 domain-containing protein has translation MTPSFECSESISRRSFLKATAVLTFAGLPNLSFAAEVNNRRLLVILLRGGLDGLAAMPAIGDPGLKGRRRHLMPDGLLKLDGFFALHPALSNIHDAYDNEQALLVHGASFPYTGRSHFEGQDIMESGMLKPYTSQTGWLGRALDASGYRAVAMALPVPLILRGRATAESRYPTWISSPPRAVYDKLGALWSEDADTAAYGSQLASNAPEGVGMTATVDVGSQVDMKVLALQAALQLRLPDGPRVALLDDVGFDSHASEPGEYSRLLTEVDQAIGVFKHSLGEEAWKNTLVVTVTEFGRTVAENGSWGTDHGWGSSVFVVGGALKKSGIVTDWPGLKPADLFEGRDLKATIDVRSLYASIVTAQLGIDPEIVRRDVIDNPKDDRFEAYL, from the coding sequence ATGACTCCGTCTTTCGAGTGCAGCGAGTCGATCAGCCGGCGCTCCTTCCTCAAGGCCACCGCAGTTCTCACCTTCGCCGGCCTGCCCAACCTGTCGTTCGCCGCCGAGGTGAACAACCGTCGGCTTCTGGTCATTCTTCTGCGCGGCGGGCTGGATGGCCTCGCCGCCATGCCGGCGATCGGGGATCCGGGGCTGAAGGGCCGTCGGCGTCATCTGATGCCTGACGGCCTCCTGAAGCTTGACGGATTTTTTGCCCTCCATCCCGCACTGAGCAACATCCACGACGCCTATGACAACGAGCAGGCACTGCTCGTTCATGGCGCGTCCTTCCCCTACACCGGCCGCTCGCATTTCGAGGGGCAGGACATCATGGAAAGCGGCATGCTGAAGCCGTACACGTCGCAGACCGGCTGGCTCGGTCGCGCCCTCGACGCGTCGGGCTATCGCGCCGTCGCCATGGCGCTGCCGGTACCGCTCATTTTGCGCGGCCGCGCCACCGCCGAAAGCCGCTACCCGACCTGGATCAGCAGCCCGCCGCGCGCCGTGTACGACAAGCTCGGCGCGCTGTGGTCGGAGGATGCGGACACGGCGGCCTACGGCTCGCAACTTGCGAGCAACGCACCAGAGGGCGTCGGCATGACCGCCACCGTCGACGTCGGCTCGCAGGTCGACATGAAGGTCCTGGCGCTCCAGGCGGCGCTGCAGTTGCGTCTGCCGGACGGCCCGCGCGTTGCGCTGCTCGACGACGTCGGCTTCGACTCGCACGCGAGCGAGCCCGGCGAATACAGCCGGCTGCTCACCGAGGTCGACCAGGCTATCGGTGTCTTCAAGCATTCGCTCGGCGAGGAAGCGTGGAAGAACACGCTCGTCGTAACGGTCACCGAATTCGGCCGCACCGTCGCCGAGAACGGATCGTGGGGCACCGATCACGGCTGGGGCAGCAGCGTGTTCGTCGTCGGCGGGGCCCTGAAGAAGTCGGGCATCGTCACCGACTGGCCGGGGCTGAAGCCGGCAGACCTGTTCGAAGGCCGCGACCTCAAGGCAACCATCGACGTGCGCTCGCTCTACGCGTCGATCGTGACGGCGCAACTTGGCATTGATCCCGAGATCGTCCGCCGCGACGTGATCGACAATCCGAAGGACGATCGCTTCGAGGCCTACCTCTAG
- a CDS encoding DUF1800 family protein, which yields MAVDSDLFFARRLGLGLRPGETLKGPPRDWAMEQVRSAPALDFYGPDGTNLFDKLPPFAKPDESFETASREWEVYRTKLDALEAASRKMSNQEFQDRNWKEIVFPYMRAPVWRDVLVKTLTAVNGPSPVFERFWMFWCNHFVIAVQDTEIKLFWGPHGRAIRNRMTGKFADLLYDAIANPGMLMYLNNDISTGPHSDAARRETENNDLNENLGRELLELHTISPAANYTQDDVREVALILTGWQMYAGAITNGGRKAKIPYGVRFNPYRHEPGDRTVMGKVYKAKGKGENLLRELIDDLAVHPATAKFLALKLARAFIADDPPQDSVDAIATAFSQSGGDMIAVHSVVIEEVIAKAPQYPKFTTPDQWLLESYRTTGAPVPLNEPNGSLESLPWTLKELGQALEGCPQPDGYSALKSDWLSKELLDRRVRQAYRIGSTVRNLTVEALTEYTGRLAGTDSPLTRLVQRAESEAVAVAYLLASPQFLKT from the coding sequence ATGGCGGTAGATAGCGATCTTTTTTTTGCACGCCGGCTCGGACTGGGACTGCGGCCCGGTGAGACCCTGAAGGGACCGCCCCGCGATTGGGCGATGGAGCAGGTTCGTTCCGCACCGGCGCTGGATTTTTACGGACCCGACGGCACCAATCTTTTCGACAAACTGCCGCCGTTCGCGAAGCCCGACGAGAGTTTCGAAACCGCCAGCCGCGAGTGGGAGGTCTACCGCACCAAGCTCGACGCGCTCGAAGCTGCCAGCCGAAAAATGTCGAACCAGGAATTCCAGGATCGCAACTGGAAGGAAATCGTCTTTCCGTACATGAGGGCTCCGGTATGGCGCGACGTGCTGGTCAAGACGCTGACTGCCGTGAACGGCCCCAGCCCGGTGTTCGAACGGTTCTGGATGTTCTGGTGCAACCACTTCGTGATTGCCGTCCAGGATACCGAGATCAAGCTGTTCTGGGGGCCGCATGGCCGCGCCATCCGCAACCGGATGACCGGGAAGTTCGCCGATCTGCTTTACGACGCGATCGCCAATCCCGGCATGCTGATGTACCTCAACAACGATATCTCGACCGGCCCGCATTCGGATGCCGCGCGGCGCGAGACCGAGAATAACGATCTCAACGAAAACCTTGGCCGCGAGCTGCTCGAACTGCACACCATCAGCCCAGCCGCCAACTACACGCAGGACGACGTTCGCGAAGTCGCGCTGATCCTGACCGGCTGGCAGATGTATGCCGGCGCCATCACCAACGGCGGCCGCAAGGCGAAGATTCCGTACGGTGTGCGTTTCAATCCGTATCGCCACGAGCCCGGCGATCGCACGGTCATGGGGAAGGTCTACAAGGCCAAGGGCAAGGGCGAGAACCTGTTGCGCGAGCTGATCGACGATCTCGCCGTCCATCCGGCGACCGCGAAGTTCCTCGCGCTCAAGCTCGCCCGCGCCTTCATCGCCGACGATCCGCCGCAAGATTCGGTGGACGCGATTGCTACCGCCTTCAGCCAATCCGGCGGCGACATGATCGCCGTCCATTCGGTGGTCATCGAGGAGGTGATCGCAAAGGCGCCGCAATATCCGAAGTTCACGACACCCGACCAGTGGCTGCTCGAATCGTACCGCACGACCGGCGCTCCGGTTCCGCTGAACGAGCCTAACGGCAGCCTGGAGTCCCTTCCCTGGACGCTGAAGGAACTTGGCCAGGCGCTCGAGGGCTGCCCGCAACCGGACGGATACTCGGCTCTCAAGTCGGACTGGCTGTCGAAGGAACTGCTCGACCGGCGCGTACGGCAGGCCTATCGCATCGGCAGCACGGTTCGCAATCTCACGGTCGAGGCGCTTACCGAATACACCGGCCGGCTTGCGGGCACAGACTCGCCGCTGACCCGGCTCGTGCAGCGGGCGGAATCCGAAGCGGTCGCCGTCGCGTATCTTCTCGCAAGTCCCCAGTTCCTGAAGACGTGA
- the mgrA gene encoding L-glyceraldehyde 3-phosphate reductase encodes MTYLPSETRYEKMQYRRTGRSGLKLPAISLGLWHNFGHASNAATARAMCHRAFDLGITHFDLANNYGPPAGSAEALFGEILSEDLGRYRDELIISTKAGYNMWPGPYGEWGSRKYLTASLDQSLKRMKLDYVDIFYSHRFDPETPLEETMGALDAAVRAGKALYVGISSYSSERTHQAAKILRELGTPALIHQPSYSIMNRWTEEDQLLDATDAEGMGVIAFSPLAQGLLTDKYLKGVPEGSRAASGAQSWNKNFLNDKNMAAVTAFNKLAKKRGQTLAQMAIAWVLRDPRMTSALIGASRVEQIEDAVGALDNLAFTKAELAEIDKRTEEAGINLWKRSSTA; translated from the coding sequence ATGACGTACCTTCCGTCGGAAACGCGCTACGAAAAGATGCAGTACCGGCGGACGGGCCGCAGCGGGTTGAAGCTGCCGGCGATCTCGCTCGGCCTCTGGCACAACTTCGGCCACGCCTCGAATGCCGCCACGGCGCGGGCGATGTGCCACCGCGCCTTCGATCTCGGCATCACGCACTTCGACCTCGCCAACAACTACGGCCCGCCGGCGGGCTCGGCCGAGGCTCTGTTCGGCGAGATTCTGTCGGAGGACCTCGGGCGCTATCGCGACGAGCTGATCATCTCGACCAAGGCCGGCTACAACATGTGGCCGGGGCCGTACGGCGAATGGGGCAGCCGCAAATATCTCACCGCCAGCCTCGACCAGAGCCTCAAGCGGATGAAGCTCGACTACGTCGACATTTTCTATTCGCACCGCTTCGATCCGGAGACGCCGCTGGAGGAAACGATGGGCGCGCTCGATGCAGCGGTGCGCGCCGGCAAGGCGCTCTACGTCGGCATCTCCTCCTATTCCTCGGAGCGCACGCACCAGGCGGCGAAAATTCTGCGCGAGCTGGGCACGCCGGCGCTGATCCACCAGCCGAGCTACTCGATCATGAACCGCTGGACGGAGGAGGATCAGTTGCTCGACGCCACCGACGCCGAGGGCATGGGCGTCATCGCCTTCTCGCCGCTGGCGCAGGGGCTGCTCACCGACAAGTACCTGAAGGGGGTGCCGGAGGGGAGCCGCGCGGCTTCCGGTGCACAGTCGTGGAACAAGAATTTCCTCAACGACAAGAACATGGCCGCGGTCACCGCCTTCAACAAGCTCGCCAAGAAGCGCGGGCAGACGTTGGCGCAGATGGCGATCGCCTGGGTGCTGCGCGATCCGCGCATGACCTCGGCGCTGATCGGCGCCTCGCGTGTCGAGCAGATCGAGGACGCCGTCGGCGCACTCGACAATCTGGCATTCACCAAGGCGGAGCTTGCCGAAATCGACAAGCGCACGGAAGAAGCCGGCATCAACCTGTGGAAGCGGTCGTCGACGGCCTAG
- a CDS encoding DUF1501 domain-containing protein, whose amino-acid sequence MTSSFECAESISRRSFLRASAILTFAALPEMSFAATPGDGRLVVILLRGGMDGLFAVPPIGDPSLKGKRRHLVPDGTTKLDGLFALHPSLSNISQFYRAGQAVIVHATSNGYTGRSHFQGQNLMETGADQPYALQTGWLGRALDISGYTSVAISLPVPLILRGRQVVESRFPTWISTPPPVVYEGLGRIWSADADTAEYGAQLAAAAGQPRMTGYIGMGQDAQLSGLAQVAAKQLARSNGPRVAVLDHVGFDTHASEPGEHSDKLRDVDQAIAELRKGLPDDIWRKTLIVTVTEFGRTVAENGSWGSDHGWASCAFVVGGALRKSGVVTDWPGLKAADLFEGRDLKATIDMRSLYSAVLTATLGIDPDVVRRDVLNAPRDDRFEAYL is encoded by the coding sequence ATGACCTCCAGCTTTGAATGCGCCGAGTCGATCAGCCGACGGTCCTTCCTCAGGGCCTCGGCAATTCTCACCTTCGCGGCCCTGCCGGAAATGTCCTTTGCCGCCACCCCCGGCGACGGTCGGCTTGTCGTCATCCTGCTTCGCGGGGGCATGGATGGACTGTTCGCGGTGCCTCCCATCGGCGACCCGAGCCTCAAGGGCAAGCGGCGACATCTCGTGCCGGACGGCACGACCAAGCTCGACGGCCTTTTCGCGCTCCATCCTTCGTTGTCCAACATCAGCCAGTTCTATCGCGCCGGACAAGCCGTGATCGTGCACGCGACATCGAACGGCTACACCGGCCGATCGCATTTCCAGGGCCAGAACCTGATGGAGACGGGCGCCGATCAGCCCTACGCGCTACAAACGGGCTGGCTTGGCCGCGCCCTCGACATCAGCGGCTACACGTCCGTCGCGATATCGCTTCCCGTTCCGCTCATCCTGCGCGGCAGGCAGGTCGTCGAAAGCCGCTTCCCCACCTGGATCAGCACGCCGCCCCCCGTGGTGTACGAGGGACTCGGCCGCATCTGGTCGGCTGACGCCGACACGGCGGAATACGGCGCACAACTCGCCGCCGCCGCCGGCCAGCCGCGGATGACCGGCTATATCGGCATGGGCCAGGACGCCCAGTTGAGCGGCCTTGCCCAGGTCGCCGCGAAGCAATTGGCGCGATCCAACGGACCGCGCGTCGCCGTGCTCGATCACGTCGGCTTCGACACGCACGCCAGCGAGCCCGGCGAGCACTCCGACAAATTGCGGGACGTCGATCAGGCGATAGCCGAACTCCGCAAGGGCTTGCCTGACGACATCTGGCGGAAGACGCTGATCGTCACGGTCACGGAGTTTGGCCGCACCGTTGCCGAGAACGGGTCGTGGGGCAGCGATCACGGCTGGGCGAGCTGCGCCTTCGTGGTCGGCGGGGCGCTGAGGAAATCTGGCGTCGTCACCGACTGGCCGGGGTTAAAGGCAGCCGATCTGTTCGAGGGCCGCGACCTCAAGGCGACCATCGACATGCGCTCGCTCTATTCGGCCGTGCTTACGGCGACTCTCGGGATAGACCCCGATGTCGTACGCCGTGACGTGCTCAACGCCCCGAGAGACGATCGCTTCGAGGCCTACCTCTAG